A segment of the Sulfurovum indicum genome:
CTCAGGAGGAAAGATCAACCGCTTTTTTATAGGCTTTCTCTACAGCTTCCATACAACTTGCCCGAACCCTGCCTTTCTCCAAAGTACTGTATCCGGCAGCAGTAGTGCCACCTGGGGACATAACACTGTCTTTCAGCAAGGCAGGATGCATTTCCTGAATGAGTTTACCAAATCCGGCAAAGAGCCCCCGCATTACCAGCATAGCATCTTCCCGTTTAAGTCCCTGATTGACCGCACCGTCTGCAAGTGCTTCTGCTATAAGTGCAAGATAGGCAGGGCCTGAACCTGCCAATGCCGTTGCAATATCGATCTCTTTTTCGCTCTCCAGCCATAAAACACTGCCTGCACTGCGCATAAGCACTTCAGCCTCTTCTCTATGCTCTGCATCACCTGTAAGGGTTGTCATGGAAGCACCTGCTGACGCAGCCAGGTTCGGCATTGCTCTTACCACTGCTTTGCTTTTGATCTTTTTCTTAAGTTTCTCAACAGGTACGCCTGCAAGTACAGAGAGAAGCAGTTTGGCTTTTCCTTTCAGCTGTTTTGCGACACTTTCCAGATTCCCCGGCTTTACACACAGCAGGATAGTCTTGTCTGTAATATCAAAATCATCCAGAGGGAATTTCTCTACCTTTTTTCCCAGTGCTGCCTCAAAAGCATCAAGTCTTTCCATATTGCGTCCGACCACTTCGATATTGTATTTGCCTTTAAGCCCCTGGGCAATACTCTTAGCCATGTTTCCGTTACCAATAAATGTGATGGTTTGCATCAATGCCTCACTTTGATTTTGAATTAAAGTGATTATAGCATAAATGCATTTATGCTGATTGGTTATAGGTAATCATCTCTTCATCCAAGTGAAATATATTTGGTATAATACGGCAACTATTTTATGAGGATATGTTTCATGGAAGTATTTTTACAAGAGGCGAAAGCATCTAGCAGAGTATTGGCGCAGCTGAACGGTGCTCAAAAGAACCGTGTACTGCGGGAAATGGCCAAAGCACTGCGTATGCAAAGCAGAGAGATCCTTAATGCAAATGCGCTTGATATGGCTGATGCGGACAAGAATGACCTGACTCCTGCACTGAAAGAGAGGTTGTTTCTGGATGAAACACGTATCGAAGCAATGGCAGTAGCGATCGAGGAGATCGCTGCATTAAAAGATCCTGTCGGACGTGTACTGGACGGATGGTTGACTGAGGACGGACTCAAGATTGAGAAGGTTTCCATTCCTATAGGTGTGATCGGAATCATATATGAGTCAAGACCAAATGTCACCTCAGATGCAGCAGCACTCTCTTTTAAAAGTTCCAATGTGTGCGTACTCAAAGGAGGAAAGGAGGCACAGCATTCCAATGTGGCTATTGCAAAAGTATTGCAAAGTGTACTTAAAGCAAATGGTCTGCCCCAGGCGCTTATTTCACTTCTTCCGGATGCATCACGTGAGGGTGTTTCCAAGTTGATAAAGATGGATCGATATGTAGATCTTATTGTACCGCGTGGTGGGGAAGGGCTTATTCGGTATGTTAGTGAGAATGCGACCGTACCGGTAGTCAAACACGATAAAGGACAGTGTCATACCTATATTGATGCAGATGCAAATATTGAGAATGCCATTGCTATTGCACTCAATGCCAAAGTACAGCGTCCCGGAGTCTGTAATGCTATGGAGACACTGCTTGTGGACAGGGTGATAGCAGAAGAAGTGCTGCCTCAGCTGAAAGAGGTATTTGACAGTGCTCATACACAACTCAAAGGGTGTGATGAAACACGTAAAAGTATTGATGTAGAGAGAGCAACGGAGCAAGATTATGACACGGAGTATCTTGCAAATATTTTGAATATCCGTGTGGTTGATGGTGTCGAAGGAGCAATCGATCATATCCTCCGTTTTGGATCGGGACACTCTGAAGCGATCATTACAGAGAACATTACAACAGCAGAGAGGTTTCTTAATGCTATTGATGCTGCGGCAGTCTATGTCAATGCCTCAACACGTTTCACGGATGGCGGTGCATTCGGATTTGGGGCTGAGGTAGGTATCAGTACCAACAAGCTGCATGCAAGAGGGCCTATGGGGATTGAAGGCTTGACGACCTACAAATTCAAGATTTACGGAAGTGGGCAGATACGGCAATAATAGTTCATTAAGTTTGCTTAGATAGAATGTCACAAATCTAAATATTAGGAAAAATACATGGCAATTGAAAAAGAAAACAGTGTAGTAGGAATTGAGTACGAAGTAAAAGAAGCGGGTACTACAGAGATCGTAGACTCCAACAAAGGTGCACAGCCACTTGAGTTCGTAATGGGCAAAGGACAGATCATTCCCGGTCTTGAGAATGCATTGGTAGGCATGAATGAAGGCGAGAGTGCCGATATTCTTGTAAAAGCTGCAGATGCATACGGTGAGGTGAATCCTGAAGCAGTACAGGTACTTCCGATCGAGCAGTTCGAGGGTGTGGATCTTCAGGAAGGTATGACACTTTACGGACAGGGTGAAAATGGACAAACTGTTCAGGTTGTTGTAAAATCGTTCAATGACAAAGAAGTGACGATCGATTTTAACCACCCTTTGGCGGGGAAAGACCTAATGTTCTCTGTTACAGTTCTCTCTTCAAGAGAAGCAACAGCAGATGAAGCTGCAACCGGTCAGGTCGGTGGCGGCCATGGAAGTGAAAGCTGCGGTTCAGGGTGCGGCTGTCACTAATTCTTTTTTTCTCCCCTTCATGCCGGAAGGGGAAAGTTATTCTCACCTTTCTTCCTTTTTTACCATCAGTATAATATATTGAAACGTGACTATTATAGGTTTTGTGTTAAGATAGAGTATATTGAACTGGAACTATCGTGCGCAGAGGGGAGAAAAAGATGAAAGAAGTAGAGAAGTTTTTTGATATCAATATGGTCCTGATGACGATCTACTCTGCTCTTGAACAAGTAAGAGAAGAGGAAAAAATAGAGCTGGTCTATGATATTGATTCGACGATCCCCAAAGAGTTGCGTGGTGATGCAGCATCCGTTACCCATATTCTAACACAGCTTCTGATGTTTGTATTTCAAAATACACACAAACATGAAGTGATACTCTCTTTATATGCCCCCAAAGATTTTCTCTACGAAGAGTTCATCACTTTTGCCATAGATAATACTGGCATTAGCCGGGAAAAGGCTCTTAGTTTTTTTGATGCACG
Coding sequences within it:
- a CDS encoding glutamate-5-semialdehyde dehydrogenase; translated protein: MEVFLQEAKASSRVLAQLNGAQKNRVLREMAKALRMQSREILNANALDMADADKNDLTPALKERLFLDETRIEAMAVAIEEIAALKDPVGRVLDGWLTEDGLKIEKVSIPIGVIGIIYESRPNVTSDAAALSFKSSNVCVLKGGKEAQHSNVAIAKVLQSVLKANGLPQALISLLPDASREGVSKLIKMDRYVDLIVPRGGEGLIRYVSENATVPVVKHDKGQCHTYIDADANIENAIAIALNAKVQRPGVCNAMETLLVDRVIAEEVLPQLKEVFDSAHTQLKGCDETRKSIDVERATEQDYDTEYLANILNIRVVDGVEGAIDHILRFGSGHSEAIITENITTAERFLNAIDAAAVYVNASTRFTDGGAFGFGAEVGISTNKLHARGPMGIEGLTTYKFKIYGSGQIRQ
- a CDS encoding pyrroline-5-carboxylate reductase gives rise to the protein MQTITFIGNGNMAKSIAQGLKGKYNIEVVGRNMERLDAFEAALGKKVEKFPLDDFDITDKTILLCVKPGNLESVAKQLKGKAKLLLSVLAGVPVEKLKKKIKSKAVVRAMPNLAASAGASMTTLTGDAEHREEAEVLMRSAGSVLWLESEKEIDIATALAGSGPAYLALIAEALADGAVNQGLKREDAMLVMRGLFAGFGKLIQEMHPALLKDSVMSPGGTTAAGYSTLEKGRVRASCMEAVEKAYKKAVDLSS
- a CDS encoding FKBP-type peptidyl-prolyl cis-trans isomerase, with the translated sequence MAIEKENSVVGIEYEVKEAGTTEIVDSNKGAQPLEFVMGKGQIIPGLENALVGMNEGESADILVKAADAYGEVNPEAVQVLPIEQFEGVDLQEGMTLYGQGENGQTVQVVVKSFNDKEVTIDFNHPLAGKDLMFSVTVLSSREATADEAATGQVGGGHGSESCGSGCGCH